Proteins encoded by one window of Arachis ipaensis cultivar K30076 chromosome B04, Araip1.1, whole genome shotgun sequence:
- the LOC107638083 gene encoding probable WRKY transcription factor 75 isoform X1 — protein MENQDPPNPPPPPLLLLPTPQDNHHNNNIPFLPFTLPTSMLHQNPLQMEPQSYPNDNNNNNNNSLGCDINDDYYWSNISYVFSGGGTGQNNVSDTKETITTAMECGSSSLRPSFNMAENVVRTRAIEKNEEKEKKNIVGRMKKATRVARFAFQTRSVDDILDDGYRWRKYGQKAVKNSTYPRSYYRCTHHTCNVKKQVQRLSKDTSIVVTTYEGIHNHPCEKFMETLAPLLKQIQFLATI, from the exons ATGGAAAACCAAGACCCACCAaatcctccaccaccaccattatTACTATTGCCAACACCCCAAGATAACCACCACAACAACAATATTCCATTTTTACCCTTCACACTGCCTACTTCCATGCTTCATCAAAACCCTTTGCAAATGGAACCTCAATCCTATCCTAatgataataacaataataataataatagcctTGGTTGTGACATCAATGATGACTATTATTGGAGCAACATTAGTTATGTTTTCTCCGGCGGCGGCACTGGCCAGAACAACGTTAGTGATACCAAGGAAACAATAACGACCGCAATGGAATGCGGTTCTTCTTCTCTTCGTCCTTCTTTCAATATGGCCGAAAATGTTGTCCGAACTCGTGCAATAGAGAAAAAtgaggagaaagagaagaagaatataGTTGGAAGAATGAAGAAGGCAACAAGAGTGGCAAGGTTTGCATTCCAAACAAGAAGTGTTGATGATATATTGGATGATGGTTACCGCTGGAGGAAGTATGGCCAGAAAGCAGTGAAGAATAGCACATATCCTAG AAGCTACTACCGTTGCACGCATCACACATGCAATGTGAAGAAACAAGTGCAGAGGCTATCGAAAGACACAAGCATTGTGGTGACAACTTACGAGGGAATTCATAACCACCCTTGCGAGAAGTTTATGGAAACTTTGGCCCCTCTTCTCAAACAGATTCAGTTTCTTGCTACCATCTAA
- the LOC107638083 gene encoding probable WRKY transcription factor 50 isoform X2, whose translation MENQDPPNPPPPPLLLLPTPQDNHHNNNIPFLPFTLPTSMLHQNPLQMEPQSYPNDNNNNNNNSLGCDINDDYYWSNISYVFSGGGTGQNNVSDTKETITTAMECGSSSLRPSFNMAENVVRTRAIEKNEEKEKKNIVGRMKKATRVARFAFQTRSVDDILDDGYRWRKYGQKAVKNSTYPSLCLNELIVMDTK comes from the exons ATGGAAAACCAAGACCCACCAaatcctccaccaccaccattatTACTATTGCCAACACCCCAAGATAACCACCACAACAACAATATTCCATTTTTACCCTTCACACTGCCTACTTCCATGCTTCATCAAAACCCTTTGCAAATGGAACCTCAATCCTATCCTAatgataataacaataataataataatagcctTGGTTGTGACATCAATGATGACTATTATTGGAGCAACATTAGTTATGTTTTCTCCGGCGGCGGCACTGGCCAGAACAACGTTAGTGATACCAAGGAAACAATAACGACCGCAATGGAATGCGGTTCTTCTTCTCTTCGTCCTTCTTTCAATATGGCCGAAAATGTTGTCCGAACTCGTGCAATAGAGAAAAAtgaggagaaagagaagaagaatataGTTGGAAGAATGAAGAAGGCAACAAGAGTGGCAAGGTTTGCATTCCAAACAAGAAGTGTTGATGATATATTGGATGATGGTTACCGCTGGAGGAAGTATGGCCAGAAAGCAGTGAAGAATAGCACATATCCTAG TTTGTGTTTGAATGAATTGATTGTGATGGATACAAAATGA
- the LOC110271607 gene encoding serine/threonine-protein phosphatase 7 long form homolog → MAKKYKARDADRPELHIVNYLSDPDYSSRMMTCDHPLPPDRYHPSVEDHLRVTGFYHASQIGVVQCQKALINALVERWRPETHTFHLPIGECTVTLEDVAVILGLPTNGLPVTGMTLSSFEALEGECFHQFGVAPRKADCRGSGIKLTWFRNLEERIQLTDENSMQSLVLDPPTLSCAPTREPRSFPLANRWRNWERGDNRYRYLSLAHFRKALDEVQEGQFVWVAYGVDRIDPGIIPEDILLHAVVWSATVPLISFESIEWHATDRIRRQFGFVQGVPPEEWNLGRAHGETLAGPKNLDWATAPSHSCWIMHWTNRYNNVLTEYLEPSQHPLDVYMHWYRTQYGNHLKLSNVVVQENDEGEQVMDDEGNPVMNDEGSPVIDVANEEPGGTVTATSTSTSSFSRTTAGLGTICCSDTIYPVIPNRSTILEYPTVGCRRGCFF, encoded by the exons ATGGCCAAAAAATACAAAGCTAGAGATGCTGATCGTCCTGAGCTTCACATTGTAAATTATCTGTCTGATCCTGATTAT AGTTCACGGATGATGACATGTGACCACCCACTGCCTCCTGATCGGTACCATCCGAGTGTAGAGGATCATTTACGGGTTACTGGGTTTTATCATGCCTCTCAGATTGGAgtagttcaatgccagaaagcaTTGATAAATGCTCTAGTGGAGAGGTGGCGGCCGGAAACACACACCTTCCACCTTCCGATTGGTGAGTGCACAGTGACGCTGGAGGATGTAGCCGTTATTTTGGGCCTCCCGACGAACGGCCTTCCGGTGACAGGGATGACCTTGAGCAGCTTCGAAGCATTGGAGGGTGAGTGTTTCCATCAGTTTGGGGTTGCACCGAGGAAGGCCGACTGCAGAGGGAGCGGAATAAAATTGACATGGTTTAGGAATCTAGAAGAACGTATACAACTGACTGACGAAAACAGTATGCAGAG CTTGGTTTTGGATCCGCCTACCCTATCTTGCGCCCCTACTAGGGAACCCCGCAGTTTTCCGCTTGCAAACAG GTGGCGTAACTGGGAGCGTGGTGACAATCGGTATAGATATCTTAGCCTCGCCCACTTTAGAAAGGCATTAGATGAGGTTCAGGAAGGGCAG TTCGTGTGGGTTGCTTATGGTGTGGATCGCATTGATCCGGGCATAATCCCAGAAGACATCCTCCTGCACGCAGTAGTGTGGAGCGCTACGGTTCCGTTGATTTCATTCGAATCTATTGAGTGGCATGCAACGGATAGAATTAGAAGACAGTTTGGTTTTGTTCAGGGAGTTCCACCTGAGGAATGGAATCTGGGAAGGGCACATGGAGAAACACTGGCTGGTCCTAAGAATCTTGACTGGGCCACAGCCCCGTCCCATTCATGTTGGATTATGCACTGGACAAACAGGTATAATAACGTTCTGACTGAGTATCTGGAACCTTCACAGCATCCGTTGGATGTTTACATGCACTGGTATCGTACACAATATGGCAACCATTTGAAATTGTCAAATGTTGTGGTTCAAGAGAACGATGAAGGTGAACAAGTTATGGATGATGAGGGTAACCCAGTTATGAATGATGAGGGTAGCCCAGTTATTGATGTAGCCAATGAAGAACCGGGGGGCACAGTCACAGCCACATCCACCTCCACCTCCAGCTTCTCAAGAACAACCGCAGGCCTCGGTACCATATGTTGTTCAGACACAATTTACCCCGTCATACCCAATAGATCAACAATACTGGAGTACCCCACAGTGGGATGCAGGAGAGGATGCTTCTTTTAG
- the LOC110271608 gene encoding uncharacterized protein LOC110271608, producing the protein MDDRVTLRVYYFGQILLQTSEGVRFSCEKPLDIVIPFTISFEELKGVICEKIGFQISKKISCMVYRYPIPVFGGFVQYQTKYVTDEASMQEMFSMYFETRGQISVIELYVEFEQSEADRNIEGEEYDSDSEEEFESNYETVAPEGEEDQGDGVVAPNVGDVANALANEDPFEEPSFMRVLDLEAMHAPEFPEYMSAEIPMVADGEFAIGMEFSSREAVMMTMKDYTIRRGVDYRVYESEPLTFYAKCTQYGLGCDWLIRVSMISRKYCWVIRRYNGSHTCTRATISQDHSKLDSNTIAEAIKPLVEADPSIKVKSVIAEVQSKFNYTISYRKAWLAKQKAVEKIFGGWEASYEALPIWFQAMCNKEPSAIVHFETMSAYQGDEEVTDIRVLHRVFWSYYPCIRAFRHCKPVVQVDGTHLYGKYKGCLLVAVSHDGNNNIVPIAFAIVEGETSDAWHFFLSNLRQHVVTRDGVGLISDRHESINAAVARSNGAWSPPREFHMFCIRHIESNFLRKFKAPYLQKLVVNIGYSRTVCEYELRYQRLRERGEAYTNWLNRRFRLLNIPRPPSLLLESPETKPPEATEAVWHGILASKEYLPGINSG; encoded by the exons ATGGATGATAGAGTTACACTTAGAGtatattattttggtcagattcTGTTACAAACATCTGAAGGAGTGAGATTTAGTTGCGAGAAGCCGTTAGATATTGTTATTCCGTTCACAATCTCATTTGAGGAGCtaaaaggtgtgatttgtgagaagataggtTTTCAGATATCAAAAAAAATATCATGTATGGTATACAGATATCCCATACCGGTATTTGGTGGTTTCGTGCAGTATCAAACCAAGTATGTAACCGACGAAGCGAGTATGCaggagatgttttcaatgtatttTGAAACTCGCGGTCAGATATCGGTAATAGAGTTGTACGTCGAATTCGAACAATCTGAAGCGGACCGAAATATTGAAGGGGAAGAATACGATAGTGACAGTGAGGAAGAGTTTGAAAGCAATTACGAAACTGTTGCTCCAGAAGGAGAAGAAGATCAAGGTGACGGGGTGGTGGCTCCAAATGTGGGAGACGTTGCAAATGCACTCGCAAATGAAGATCCCTTTGAGGAGCCGTCCTTCATGCGGGTTCTGGACTTGGAAGCCATGCATGCGCCGGAGTTTCCGGAATATATGAGTGCCG AAATTCCTATGgtcgcagatggtgaatttgcAATCGGAATGGAATTCAGTTCTAGGGAAGCTGTTATGATGAcgatgaaagattataccatccGAAGAGGCGTAGACTACCGTGTGTATGAGTCGGAGCCGTTGACCTTCTATGCGAAGTGTACACAGTATGGATTagggtgtgattggcttatcagggtTAGCATGATCAGCAGAAAGTATTGTTGGGTTATAAGGAGGTACAACGGTTCTCACACTTGTACTAGAGCCACTATTTCTCAGGATCATTCGAAGCTGGATTCGAACACAATTGCGGAAGCAATAAAGCCGTTGGTTGAGGCTGACCCGTCGATAAAGGTGAAATCAGTTATTGCGGAAGTGCAGTCGAAGTTCAATTACACCATCAGCTATCGGAAAGCATGGTTGGCGAAGCAAAAAGCAGTGGAAAAAATATTTGGCGGTTGGGAAGCATCATATGAAGCTTTGCCTATATGGTTTCAGGCCATGTGTAACAAGGAGCCATCAGCAATCGTCCATTTCGAGACTATGTCTGCATATCAAGGTGATGAGGAAGTAACTGATATCCGGGTATTGCACAgagtcttctggagttattaccccTGCATTAGAGCGTTCAGACACTGCAAGCCAGTTGTCCAGGTTGATGGGACTCACTTGTACGGAAAGTATAAGGGTTGTTTGTTGGTCGCAGTTTCACATGATGGTAACAATAATATCGTCCCTATTGCGTTTGCAATTGTGGAGGGGGAGACTTCTGATGCATGGCACTTTTTCCTTAGTAACCTGCGACAACATGTTGTGACTCGGGATGGTGTGGGACTGATTTCTGACAGGCACGAATCCATCAATGCAGCTGTTGCCCGGAGCAACGGAGCTTGGTCACCCCCGAGAGAATTCCACATGTTTTGCATCAGGCATATAGAGTCGAACTTTTTGAGAAAGTTCAAGGCACCGTACCTGCAAAAACTTGTGGTCAATATAG GTTATTCGAGGACGGTGTGCGAGTACGAACTGCGCTACCAGCGTTTACGTGAACGGGGCGAGGCTTATACGAACTGGCTTAACCGTAGGTTCCGGCTATTAAATATCCCCCGACCGCCGTCACTTCTACTGGAATCTCCAGAAACCAAACCTCCAGAAGCAACTGAGGCAGTGTGGCATGGAATCCTCGCGTCCAAAGAATACCTACCGGGCATAAATTCAGGTTGA
- the LOC107635106 gene encoding desiccation protectant protein Lea14 homolog produces MKDGMGLGTKVSFGVIGVSFVILVAVKMSELLNKAKNYVNDKVANMPKPEASVADVDFMRVGKDGVEYLAKVNVSNPYSTPLPICEIKYSLKSDGREIASGVIPDPGSLKANGTTLLDVPVKVAHSILVNLIRDIGRDWDIDYQLDLGLVIDIPCVGNITIPVSQKGEIKLPTLKDMFTGGSKNTDPAPAPATT; encoded by the exons ATGAAAGATGGGATGGGATTGGGAACGAAGGTGTCGTTTGGTGTGATCGGAGTGAGTTTTGTGATATTGGTTGCGGTGAAGATGTCGGAGTTGTTGAATAAGGCGAAGAACTATGTGAACGATAAAGTGGCCAACATGCCGAAGCCCGAGGCCAGTGTGGCTGACGTGGATTTCATGCGCGTCGGGAAGGATGGCGTCGAGTACCTTGCCAAGGTTAATGTTTCCAATCCCTATTCTACCCCTCTTCCCATTTGTGAGATCAAGTACTCTCTCAAGAGTGATGGcag AGAGATAGCATCAGGTGTAATACCAGACCCTGGTTCATTGAAGGCAAATGGGACAACATTGCTTGATGTCCCAGTTAAGGTTGCTCACAGCATATTAGTGAACTTGATTAGGGACATTGGTAGAGACTGGGACATTGATTACCAATTGGACCTTGGCTTAGTTATTGATATTCCTTGTGTTGGTAACATCACCATTCCTGTTTCTCAGAAGGGAGAGATTAAGCTTCCAACCCTCAAGGACATGTTTACTGGTGGCTCTAAGAATACTGATCCTGCTCCTGCTCCTGCTACTACCTAA
- the LOC107635107 gene encoding golgin candidate 3, which produces MWGTIANLKENLNKIALDVHDDEDEDDNAVFFSSYRSPAAAADNNNHSSVSDRRNSHSFAHSKSPVPRSPLSNVTTDPHSASEIEQYKAEIKRLQASEAEIKALSVNYAALLKEKEDQIIRLGKENTSLKQNSEPKSPASSNGTYMIKGNGDQSSNRQHRYTPHIKNHYAANNGSMSALDPDAIQSKMTSKHSNLQVTEKELADLTEEKHSPTAAVLHTREIQKLKLELEQERNKLANIQLKYQEEQKLNKSFQDELKLSKLEREKTTQEMSKLRDELNERVSEVKLLQLELTRREDEEPVEAVDTLKRLIQTLEKENTALQMEKNELEAALKTSRASFTGKMSSDASQFQNKDAGISSDTSDPSKSFPEEEDMERSIEKLSKDLKETQKQRDKAVQELTRLKQHLLEKESEESEKMDEDSKIIEDLRDNNNYLRAQISNLERTLKEATSSQEKLKMENNNEILKSREIIDDLNKKLTNCMSTICAKNMELLNLQTALGQYYAEIEAKEHLEEVLAHAREETARLSQLLKDADSKANVLRGEKEEILAKLSQSEKVQSEWRSRVSKLEEDNAKLRRALEQSMTRLNRMSVDSDFLVDRRIVIKLLVTYFQRNHSKEVLDLMVRMLGFSEEDKQRIGSAQQGPGKGVVRGVLGLPGHLVGGILGGVSAESAANVGSDNQSFADLWVDFLLKETEEREKRESAGTTGTSMEDSQDTSSNTNSAASPFSNQRFSTDTSPYNSSINNKSPLPRGYFHQSDENGSEFSTVPLTSSDSKTPSSKPFTRY; this is translated from the exons ATGTGGGGAACCATTGCTAATTTGAAGGAAAATCTCAACAAGATTGCCCTCGATGTTCACGACGATGAAGACGAAGACGACAACGCCGTCTTTTTCTCCTCCTACAGATCCCCCGCCGCCGCCGCCGACAACAACAACCACTCTTCCGTCTCCGATCGCCGGAACTCTCACAGCTTCGCGCACTCCAAATCTCCGGTTCCTAGGTCGCCGCTTTCCAATGTAACAACGGATCCTCACTCTGCTTCTGAG ATAGAACAATACAAAGCAGAAATCAAGAGGCTTCAAGCATCAGAGGCAGAAATTAAAGCGCTATCAGTTAATTATGCAGCtctattaaaagaaaaagaa GATCAGATTATTAGGTTAGGTAAAGAAAATACCTCATTAAAACAGAACTCGGAGCCTAAGAGTCCAGCATCTTCAAATGGCACATACATGATCAAG GGAAATGGTGACCAATCTTCAAATAGGCAGCATAGATACACACCTCATATTAAAAATCACTATGCTGCAAACAATGGATCCATGTCTGCTTTGGATCCCGATGCCATTCAAAGTAAGATGACTTCAAAACATTCAAACTTACAAGTAACAGAGAAG GAGCTTGCAGATTTGACAGAGGAAAAACATAGCCCCACAGCAGCTGTTCTACATACTCGTGAGATACAAAAATTAAAGTTGGAATTGGAGCAAGAGCGCAATAAATTGGCAAACATTCAACTAAAATACCAGG AGGAACAGAAATTGAACAAGTCTTTCCAGGATGAGCTTAAATTATCAAAGTTGGAAAGAGAAAAA ACAACACAGGAGATGAGCAAATTGCGTGATGAATTGAATGAGAGAGTATCGGAAGTAAAACTTCTGCAACTGGAGCTAACTAGACGCGAAGATGAAGAACCAGTTGAAGCTGTGGACACCTTGAAGAGATTAATCCAAACTTTAGAGAAGGAAAACACTGCTCTTCAG atgGAAAAGAATGAACTTGAAGCTGCACTTAAAACAAGCAGGGCGTCTTTCACTGGGAAAATGTCATCTGATGCTTCCCAGTTTCAGAACAAGGATGCAGGCATTAGCAGTGAT ACATCAGACCCATCCAAAAGTTTTCCAGAAGAAGAAGACATGGAAAGGTCCATAGAAAAGCTAAGTAAAGATTTGAAGGAAACACAAAAGCAGAGGGACAAAGCCGTACAAGAATTAACCCGCCTTAAACAACATTTGTTAGAAAAG GAATCGGAAGAATCAGAAAAAATGGATGAGGATAGCAAAATCATTGAAGATTTACGTGATAACAACAATTATTTAAGGGCACAAATATCAAATCTTGAGAGAACTCTGAAGGAAGCAACTTCAAGCCAGGAGAAACTGAAGATGGAAAACAACAATGAAATTCTAAAGTCCAGGGAAATCATCGATGACCTGAACAAAAAGCTTACCAACTGTATGAGCACAATATGTGCTAAGAATATGGAACTTTTAAATCTACAGACAGCTCTTGGACAGTATTATGCTGAAATTGAAGCTAAG GAACATTTAGAGGAAGTGTTGGCTCATGCAAGAGAAGAAACAGCTAGGCTTTCTCAGCTGTTGAAA GATGCAGATTCGAAAGCCAATGTATTGAGgggtgaaaaagaagaaattttagCCAAGCTTTCTCAATCTGAGAAGGTACAATCAGAATGGAGAAGTAGAGTAAGTAAACTAGAGGAAGACAATGCCAAATTGAGACGAGCTCTTGAGCAGAGTATGACACGGCTAAATAGAATGTCAGTGGATTCTGATTTTCTCGTTGACAG GCGCATTGTTATAAAGTTACTTGTAACATATTTTCAAAGAAATCACAGCAAAGAG GTATTGGATCTAATGGTTCGCATGCTGGGATTCTCTGAAGAGGACAAGCAAAGGATAGGCAGTGCTCAGCAAGGTCCAGGAAAAGGTGTTGTCCGGGGAGTTCTTGGGCTGCCTGGCCACCTGGTTGGAGGTATATTGGGAGGAGTTTCGGCTGAATCAGCTGCGAATGTGGGTTCTGATAACCAG TCCTTTGCGGATTTGTGGGTTGATTTTCTTCTCAAGGAGActgaagaaagagagaagagggagtCAGCTGGAACTACAGGTACATCCATGGAAGATTCGCAAGATACAAGTTCAAATACTAATTCTGCTGCTTCACCATTTTCTAATCAGAGGTTCAGCACTGATACATCGCCATATAATTCATCCATTAATAACAAAAGTCCTCTGCCTCGTGGATATTTTCATCAATCTGACGAAAATGGTTCCGAGTTCTCCACTGTTCCTCTTACATCATCAGATAGCAAAACTCCTAGTTCAAAACCGTTCACTAGATACTAA
- the LOC107635108 gene encoding reticulon-like protein B5 — MAEESNNTLNNPAVATAGGGGGGDSLTEEISEKLHSHHSSSSSSDSDSEKRASSPVKDARVFRLFGREKPLHSVFGAGKPADVLLWRNKKISAGLLGGATAVWVLFELLEFHLLTLVCHISILLLAILFLWSNVHTFIHKALPRIPQVHLPEEPFLQVVSALRIEINRGLTSLRDIASGRDLKKFLVVIAGLWILSIVGSWGNFLTLFYITFVLLHTVPVLYEKYEDKIDPFAEKATIKIKKQYSLFDAKVLSKIPRGPFKGKKLD; from the exons ATGGCGGAGGAATCCAACAACACACTCAACAATCCTGCTGTTGCCACCGCCGGCGGCGGCGGAGGAGGAGATTCGCTGACGGAAGAGATATCCGAGAAGCTTCACTCTCAccattcctcttcttcttcttcggatTCCGATTCCGAAAAACGTGCTTCTTCACCCGTCAAGGACGCCCGTGTTTTCCGCCTTTTCGGAAGAGAGAAGCCTCTTCATTCCGTTTTCGGCGCTGGAAAAC CTGCTGATGTGTTGttgtggaggaacaagaagatatCTGCCGGTTTACTCGGCGGAGCCACTGCCGTTTGGGTCCTTTTCGAGTTGCTCGAGTTCCACCTCCTTACTCTAGTGTGTCACATATCAATACTATTGCTAGCAATTCTGTTCTTGTGGTCCAATGTCCATACTTTTATCCACAA AGCTCTGCCTCGCATCCCTCAAGTTCATCTTCCTGAGGAGCCGTTTCTGCAAGTTGTGTCTGCATTGCGAATCGAAATCAACCGGGGACTCACCAGTCTGCGAGATATTGCTTCTGGAAGAGATTTGAAGAAATTTCTCGTT GTTATTGCTGGCTTATGGATTCTATCAATCGTGGGGAGCTGGGGAAATTTCCTCACATTATTCTACATAA CCTTTGTTTTGTTGCACACGGTTCCGGTCTTGTATGAGAAATACGAGGATAAGATAGACCCATTTGCTGAGAAGGCAACCATTAAGATTAAAAAGCAGTATTCTCTGTTTGATGCCAAGGTCTTGAGTAAGATCCCTAGGGGTCCTTTTAAGGGTAAGAAATTAGATTAG